From Pagrus major chromosome 2, Pma_NU_1.0, one genomic window encodes:
- the LOC141007776 gene encoding odorant receptor 131-2-like, producing MQNLTELSGNETSNNSLSGIIKVCVVISCFCVFLCSIGVMLHIFASHRQFMDTSRYILFAYMLINDTLQLLSSVLLFLFVMGGVKLALVYCIPLLIISTATFQNTPLILATMSLERYVAIVYPLQCPVAWRSDRIWIIILSLWLISCIFPIIEHSIMENDPAVNIISTPVICHTKLVNSSQIQTLFKAARSILFFAVVAVIILFTYVRILLETRKLRQDTASVSKAMHTVLLHGFQLLLCMLAFTIPITETLIVLHSNWRTEDVAYFNYFCFVLIPRFLSPVIYGFRDQSLRGYIRKNFSAALIK from the coding sequence ACAGCCTGTCTGGGATCATTAAGGTGTGTGTTGTTATCTCTTGTTTCTGTGTCTTCCTCTGCAGCATTGGTGTCATGCTGCACATCTTTGCGTCTCACAGGCAGTTCATGGACACTTCACGTTACATCCTTTTTGCCTACATGCTGATCAATGACACCCTGCAGCTCTTGTCCTCTGTGttgctcttcctctttgtcATGGGAGGTGTGAAACTGGCTCTTGTCTACTGCATTCCCTTGTTGATCATTTCCACTGCCACTTTCCAGAACACACCGTTAATCCTGGCCACCATGTCACTCGAGCGTTATGTTGCCATCGTTTACCCCCTGCAGTGTCCGGTCGCCTGGCGCTCAGACCGTATCTGGATCATTATTCTGTCCCTGTGGCTCATCAGTTGCATCTTCCCGATCATTGAACACTCCATCATGGAGAATGATCCAGCTGTGAATATCATCTCTACCCCTGTGATTTGCCATACTAAACTTGTCAACTCATCTCAAATTCAGACACTGTTCAAAGCTGCTAGAAGTATTCTGTTCTTCGCAGTAGTGGCTGTTATCATCCTCTTTACATATGTGAGAATCCTGCTGGAAACCAGGAAGCTCAGACAAGACACAGCGTCTGTGAGTAAAGCCATGCACACCGTGCTGCTGCATGgcttccagctgctgctgtgcatgtTGGCCTTCACCATCCCCATCACTGAGACTCTCATAGTGCTGCACTCCAACTGGAGAACAGAAGATGTCGCCTATTTTAATTACTTCTGTTTCGTTCTAATTCCACGCTTTCTCAGCCCGGTCATCTACGGCTTCAGAGACCAGAGTCTCAGGGGTTACATCAGGAAAAATTTCTCTGCTGCtctaataaaataa